Proteins encoded in a region of the Stieleria neptunia genome:
- a CDS encoding DUF7218 family protein: MTKDHGPSIKNDEQYESLRDQGMSKEKAARIANSGSKTAGKRGGKADKYEDQTKEELYERAKEVGIEGRSKMSKDDLIEALRSH, translated from the coding sequence ATGACGAAGGATCACGGGCCGTCCATCAAGAACGATGAACAATACGAGTCACTTCGCGATCAAGGAATGAGCAAAGAGAAAGCTGCCAGAATCGCGAATTCCGGTAGCAAAACCGCAGGCAAACGGGGTGGGAAGGCGGACAAGTATGAAGACCAGACCAAGGAAGAGTTATACGAGCGGGCCAAGGAGGTCGGAATCGAAGGCCGATCGAAAATGTCCAAAGACGACCTGATCGAAGCACTGCGAAGCCACTAA